One window of Phalacrocorax carbo chromosome 1, bPhaCar2.1, whole genome shotgun sequence genomic DNA carries:
- the C1H11orf87 gene encoding uncharacterized protein C11orf87 homolog: MSAKLSKELRLSLPHCLLNRTSATLNTSSTCITQVGQLFQSFSSTLVLIVLVTLIFCLILLSLTTFHIHKRKMKKRKMQKAQEEYERDHCTRSSNSGSQHPGTGVQGEAPQGRDSRLGRPPQDSEIQRPSPSPVPSSQQAQACLDTAGAGLLQTVIWS, encoded by the coding sequence ATGAGTGCCAAGCTCTCCAAGGAGTTGAGGCTGTCCCTGCCACATTGCCTTCTGAACAGGACGTCTGCCACCTTAAACACCAGCAGCACCTGCATCACGCAAGTGGGTCAACTATTCCAGTCCTTCTCATCCACCCTGGTTTTAATTGTCCTGGTCACCCTCATCTTCTGCCTGATCCTCCTCTCCCTCACCACCTTCCACATCCacaagaggaagatgaagaagCGGAAAATGCAAAAGGCTCAGGAGGAGTATGAACGGGACCACTGCACCCGCAGCAGCAATAGCGGCAGCCAGCACCCTGGGACGGGGGTGCAGGGAGAGGCACCCCAAGGAAGAGACAGCCGGCTAGGAAGACCCCCCCAGGACTCGGAGATCCAGCGCCCTTCTCCCTCACCAGTCCCAAGCTCTCAGCAAGCACAAGCTTGTTTGGACACAGCTGGTGCGGGGCTCTTGCAGACAGTGATTTGGTCATGA